The Amblyomma americanum isolate KBUSLIRL-KWMA chromosome 3, ASM5285725v1, whole genome shotgun sequence genome window below encodes:
- the LOC144124823 gene encoding pancreas transcription factor 1 subunit alpha-like: MDQFDLSRGFLQHLESLGGARLLQSYPDQENDECCRPRRSRKRGGSGSTHRGGAQQVAHQRQAANMRERRRMQSINDAFDGLRAHIPTLPYEKRLSKVDTLRLAIGYIGFLTELVDSGRHPADSLQQQIQEQQAKKVIVQCNKGALNGSYLPLAGHSLSWSSEKQSPTGNVMVAKVWTPEDPRKVQQKNRDDNEP, from the exons ATGGACCAGTTCGACCTGAGCCGGGGCTTCCTGCAGCACCTGGAGAGCCTGGGTGGGGCGCGCCTGCTGCAGAGCTACCCGGACCAGGAGAACGACGAGTGCTGCCGGCCGCGGCGCTCCCGCaagcgcggcggcagcggcagcacgcACCGAGGCGGCGCCCAGCAAGTCGCCCACCAGCGGCAAGCGGCCAATATGCGCGAGCGCCGTCGCATGCAGTCCATCAACGACGCGTTTGACGGGCTCCGGGCGCACATTCCCACGCTGCCGTACGAGAAGCGCCTCTCCAAGGTGGACACGCTGCGGCTCGCCATCGGCTACATCGGCTTCCTTACCGAACTGGTCGACTCGGGCCGACACCCCGCCGACTCGCTCCAGCAACAGATACAGGAGCAGCAGGCCAAGAAGGTCATCGTGCAGTGCAACAAAG GTGCTCTGAACGGTTCCTACCTTCCACTGGCTGGTCATTCGTTGTCGTGGTCTTCGGAGAAACAGAGCCCAACCGGCAACGTGATGGTCGCCAAAGTCTGGACGCCCGAGGACCCCCGCAAAGTGCAGCAGAAGAACAGGGACGACAACGAGCCATGA